From Streptomyces sp. HUAS MG91, the proteins below share one genomic window:
- a CDS encoding endonuclease/exonuclease/phosphatase family protein: protein MSSRSVSSVSPAYSARTRSRLAALAVATASCATCAVVVTAPAHAATVAIHDIQGSTRVSPLAGQAVADVPGVVTGVRTYGSSKGFWFQDPNPDADPATSEGVFVFTGSAPTVKAGDAVTVSGTVTEYVPGGASSGNQSLTEITKPTVTVVSSGNPVPVTTISAKSVPDAYTPAGDSAANGSVNGLPLQPKKYALDYYESLEGQNVRIGSSRVVTASDPYTELWVTVKPHENATKRGGTRYGSYESQNTGRIQVQSLGATADFPVADVGDVLTGTTEGPLDYNSFGGYTLVARELGGLEKSGLTRETTRAQKSGELAVATYNVENLDPGDATFEEHAAAIVDNLRSPDIVSLEEIQDNNGAKNDGTVAADRTMAKLIDAIVAAGGPRYEWRSIDPVNNADGGEPGGNIRQVFLFNPERVSFTDRAGGDATTAVGVTRAGKNKAALTASPGRVDPANAAWTNSRKPLAGEFTFRGKTVFVIANHFASKGGDQGLTSQYQPPARSSETQRHAQATAVNSFVKEILKVQKDADVITLGDINDFEFSDTAKLLENGGALWSAIKSLPKSERYTYDYQGNSQVLDQILVSPSIRWKGAFQYDSVHINSEFHDQISDHDPQVLRLRP from the coding sequence TTGTCGAGCAGATCCGTATCGTCCGTATCGCCCGCGTACTCCGCGCGTACCCGTTCGCGCCTGGCCGCGCTCGCCGTCGCCACCGCGAGCTGCGCGACCTGTGCGGTCGTGGTGACGGCCCCCGCGCACGCCGCCACGGTCGCCATCCACGACATCCAGGGCAGCACCCGCGTCTCCCCGCTGGCCGGCCAGGCGGTCGCGGACGTCCCCGGCGTGGTGACCGGTGTCCGTACGTACGGCTCGTCGAAGGGTTTCTGGTTCCAGGACCCGAACCCGGACGCCGACCCGGCGACCAGTGAGGGCGTCTTCGTCTTCACCGGCTCGGCCCCGACCGTGAAGGCCGGTGACGCAGTGACCGTCTCCGGCACGGTCACCGAGTACGTGCCGGGCGGCGCCTCGTCCGGCAACCAGTCGCTGACCGAGATAACCAAGCCGACGGTGACGGTCGTCTCGTCCGGCAACCCGGTCCCGGTGACGACGATCAGCGCGAAGTCCGTCCCGGACGCCTACACCCCGGCGGGCGACAGCGCCGCGAACGGCTCGGTCAACGGCCTGCCGCTCCAGCCGAAGAAGTACGCCCTCGACTACTACGAGTCCCTGGAGGGCCAGAACGTCCGGATCGGCTCGTCGCGGGTGGTGACCGCGTCGGACCCGTACACGGAGCTGTGGGTCACGGTGAAGCCGCACGAGAACGCGACGAAGCGCGGCGGCACCCGCTACGGCTCGTACGAGTCCCAGAACACGGGCCGAATCCAGGTCCAGTCGCTCGGCGCGACGGCCGACTTCCCGGTCGCCGACGTCGGTGACGTGCTGACCGGCACCACCGAGGGCCCGCTCGACTACAACTCCTTCGGCGGATACACGCTCGTGGCACGGGAGTTGGGCGGTCTGGAGAAGTCGGGGCTGACCCGCGAGACGACCCGCGCGCAGAAGTCGGGCGAGCTGGCCGTGGCGACGTACAACGTCGAGAACCTCGACCCGGGTGACGCCACCTTCGAGGAGCACGCCGCCGCCATCGTCGACAACCTCCGCTCCCCCGACATCGTGTCCCTGGAGGAGATCCAGGACAACAACGGCGCGAAGAACGACGGCACCGTCGCGGCCGACCGGACGATGGCCAAGCTGATCGACGCGATCGTCGCGGCGGGCGGCCCGCGCTACGAGTGGCGCTCCATCGACCCGGTGAACAACGCCGACGGCGGCGAGCCGGGCGGCAACATCCGCCAGGTGTTCCTGTTCAACCCGGAGCGGGTCTCCTTCACCGACCGGGCGGGCGGCGACGCGACGACGGCGGTCGGCGTGACCCGCGCCGGCAAGAACAAGGCCGCGCTCACCGCGTCGCCGGGCCGTGTCGACCCGGCGAACGCGGCCTGGACGAACAGCCGCAAGCCGCTGGCCGGCGAGTTCACCTTCCGCGGAAAGACGGTCTTCGTCATCGCCAACCACTTCGCGTCGAAGGGCGGCGACCAGGGCCTGACCTCGCAGTACCAGCCGCCGGCGCGCAGCTCCGAGACGCAGCGCCACGCGCAGGCGACGGCCGTGAACTCCTTCGTGAAGGAGATCCTGAAGGTCCAGAAGGACGCCGACGTGATCACGCTCGGCGACATCAACGACTTCGAGTTCTCGGACACGGCGAAGCTCCTGGAGAACGGCGGCGCGCTCTGGTCGGCGATCAAGTCGCTGCCGAAGAGCGAGCGCTACACGTACGACTACCAGGGCAACAGCCAGGTCCTCGACCAGATCCTGGTCAGCCCGTCGATCCGGTGGAAGGGCGCCTTCCAGTACGACAGCGTGCACATCAACAGCGAGTTCCACGATCAGATCAGCGACCACGACCCGCAGGTGCTGCGCCTGCGCCCGTGA
- a CDS encoding SRPBCC domain-containing protein, with translation MTDEKRHAENAKSGKEFEIPREFEVGASPEQVWDAVTRHTDGWQWPMEFEPKEGGAGPFNSVLTAWEPPHRLTVRSDDPEALPPFQTSNQLDYTVEPRDGGTRSWVRYVHSGIFVDNWDDYYDGADKHTDFYLHTLRQYVTHFAGRTAAFSSLDAPAASATEAALAAVGRALNLPEDAAAGARVRVQGPDGTTLDTVLDYRNDWFIGLRTDTALYRIFGRGRWGAPVGVTVHDFARDADADRNADDWSAWLTALFR, from the coding sequence ATGACTGACGAGAAGCGGCACGCCGAGAATGCCAAGAGCGGGAAAGAGTTCGAGATCCCCCGCGAGTTCGAGGTGGGCGCCTCGCCCGAGCAGGTCTGGGACGCCGTCACCCGGCACACCGACGGCTGGCAGTGGCCCATGGAGTTCGAGCCGAAGGAGGGCGGCGCGGGCCCCTTCAACTCCGTACTGACCGCGTGGGAACCGCCGCACCGGCTCACCGTCCGCTCCGACGACCCGGAGGCGCTGCCCCCGTTCCAGACGAGCAACCAGCTCGACTACACGGTCGAGCCGAGGGACGGCGGCACCCGCTCCTGGGTCCGTTACGTGCACAGCGGCATCTTCGTCGACAACTGGGACGACTACTACGACGGCGCCGACAAGCACACCGACTTCTATCTGCACACCCTGCGCCAGTACGTGACGCACTTCGCGGGCCGCACGGCAGCCTTCTCCAGCCTCGACGCCCCGGCCGCCTCGGCGACCGAGGCGGCCCTCGCCGCCGTGGGCCGTGCGCTGAACCTGCCGGAGGACGCCGCCGCGGGGGCGCGGGTCCGGGTCCAGGGCCCGGACGGGACGACCCTGGACACCGTTCTCGACTACCGCAACGACTGGTTCATCGGTCTGCGCACCGACACCGCGCTCTACCGGATCTTCGGCCGCGGCCGCTGGGGCGCCCCCGTCGGCGTCACCGTTCACGACTTCGCGCGGGACGCCGACGCCGACCGGAACGCGGACGACTGGAGCGCCTGGCTCACGGCTCTCTTCCGCTGA
- a CDS encoding winged helix-turn-helix domain-containing protein: MFDVTVIEDPAAAAVSLDPVRARLLAELAAGPASAAMLAPKVGLPRQKVNYHLKTLEKHGLVELAGERRKGNVTERLMRASAASYVISPGALGAVQPDPERDRDRLSAHWLIALAARLLRDMGALLTGAAKARKRLATFALDGEVRFASAADRAAFVAELTQGVEGLVRKYHAADAADGRDHRLVIALHPKVRDEEPRLPTSDQELTE, from the coding sequence ATGTTCGACGTCACCGTCATCGAGGATCCGGCCGCCGCCGCGGTCTCGCTCGACCCCGTGCGGGCCCGGCTGCTCGCCGAGCTCGCCGCGGGGCCCGCGTCCGCGGCGATGCTGGCGCCCAAGGTCGGCCTGCCGCGGCAGAAGGTGAACTATCACCTGAAGACGCTGGAGAAGCACGGCTTGGTCGAGCTGGCCGGCGAGCGGCGCAAGGGCAATGTGACCGAGCGGCTGATGCGGGCGAGCGCCGCCAGCTACGTGATCTCGCCCGGGGCGCTCGGCGCGGTGCAGCCCGACCCGGAGCGGGACCGCGACCGGCTCTCCGCGCACTGGCTGATCGCGCTCGCCGCCCGCCTCCTGCGGGACATGGGCGCGCTGCTCACCGGCGCGGCGAAGGCCCGTAAACGGCTGGCGACGTTCGCGCTCGACGGCGAGGTGCGGTTCGCGTCCGCCGCCGACCGGGCGGCGTTCGTGGCGGAGCTGACGCAGGGTGTCGAGGGGCTGGTCCGCAAGTACCACGCGGCGGACGCCGCCGACGGGCGCGACCATCGCCTGGTGATCGCCCTGCACCCGAAGGTCCGTGACGAGGAACCCCGACTGCCCACCAGTGACCAGGAATTGACGGAGTGA
- a CDS encoding aminoglycoside phosphotransferase family protein has protein sequence MIEVPEAFARGTVAREGEPGAAWIAELPHLVAELLERWQCVPDGAVLHGGVGVIVPVRRRGGTPAALKVSFPHPGNVHEPDALELWDGHGAVRLHERADDRFAMLLERAAGPTLAECGEPDTMMSVAGRLSRRLAVPAPPELPRLRDRADEWETQLRTDEDEFAHPLPSRMVAVAFDTVRDLGRDQPGLLVHGDLHARNILRAGREPWLAVDPKGCAGDPAYDAGTVIKAHLLFLLAEDDLDKAVRRSLDIFTDAAGLDRDRVRRWCQLRAVQTVFWALRYGPGRERPGLDRDGVVALAGRLAALLTEEV, from the coding sequence ATGATCGAAGTGCCGGAGGCGTTCGCGCGCGGGACCGTCGCCCGTGAAGGAGAGCCCGGGGCGGCCTGGATCGCCGAACTCCCGCATCTCGTCGCGGAGTTGCTGGAGCGGTGGCAGTGCGTGCCCGACGGAGCCGTGCTGCACGGCGGGGTCGGTGTCATCGTGCCCGTGCGACGGCGGGGCGGGACGCCCGCGGCGCTGAAGGTGTCCTTCCCGCACCCCGGCAACGTCCACGAACCGGATGCCCTGGAGCTGTGGGACGGGCACGGCGCCGTGCGGCTCCACGAACGCGCCGACGACCGCTTCGCGATGCTCCTGGAACGGGCGGCGGGGCCGACCCTCGCCGAGTGCGGCGAACCCGACACGATGATGTCCGTCGCGGGCCGCCTCAGCCGACGGCTCGCCGTGCCCGCACCGCCCGAACTGCCCCGCCTGCGCGACCGCGCCGACGAGTGGGAGACACAACTCCGCACCGACGAGGACGAGTTCGCTCATCCGCTGCCGTCGCGGATGGTCGCGGTCGCGTTCGACACCGTGCGCGATCTCGGACGGGACCAGCCCGGTCTGCTCGTCCACGGCGACCTGCACGCGAGGAACATCCTGCGCGCCGGACGCGAACCCTGGCTGGCCGTCGATCCGAAAGGGTGCGCGGGCGACCCCGCCTACGACGCCGGTACGGTCATCAAGGCACACCTGCTCTTCCTTCTGGCGGAGGACGACCTCGACAAAGCCGTCCGGCGCAGCCTGGACATCTTCACCGACGCCGCCGGCCTCGACCGCGACCGCGTCCGGCGCTGGTGCCAACTCCGCGCAGTCCAGACCGTGTTCTGGGCGCTGCGGTACGGCCCCGGCCGCGAGCGCCCCGGGCTCGACCGCGACGGCGTCGTGGCGCTCGCCGGGCGGCTGGCCGCGCTGCTGACCGAGGAGGTCTGA
- the dapA gene encoding 4-hydroxy-tetrahydrodipicolinate synthase, with the protein MDTTAPRSPRSPFGRALCALVTPFTDDGALDLTAAQRLADRLVAEGCEGLVLSGTTGESPTTTDAEKADLIRAVREAADGRATVLAGVGTSDTRHTLALARQAQHAGAEGLLVVTPYYSRPPQDAVEAHFRELADAVDVPVMLYDIPGRTGTRIEPETMIRLAAHPRIVAVKDCAYDLLGTQRVMAATDLAYYTGCDEYVLALYALGGAGYVSTVANAAPRAFRAIVDAYDAGNTAEAARRQRLTVPLTQAVMNAGLPGTVTVKALLTALGLPGGGPVRAPLRPAGQEVADGLLGVYEELVSAS; encoded by the coding sequence ATGGACACCACCGCCCCGCGAAGCCCCCGCAGCCCGTTCGGCCGCGCCCTGTGCGCCTTGGTCACCCCCTTCACCGACGACGGCGCCCTGGACCTGACCGCCGCGCAGCGGCTGGCCGACCGGCTGGTGGCCGAGGGCTGCGAGGGGCTCGTCCTGTCCGGGACCACCGGGGAGTCCCCCACCACGACGGACGCGGAGAAGGCGGACCTGATCCGGGCGGTGCGCGAGGCGGCCGACGGCCGGGCCACGGTCCTCGCGGGTGTCGGCACGTCCGACACCCGGCACACGCTCGCCCTGGCCAGACAGGCCCAACACGCGGGAGCCGAAGGCCTGTTGGTGGTCACCCCGTACTACAGCAGGCCGCCGCAGGACGCCGTGGAGGCCCACTTCCGCGAGCTGGCCGACGCCGTCGACGTACCTGTGATGCTGTACGACATCCCGGGCCGCACCGGCACCCGTATCGAGCCGGAGACCATGATCCGGCTCGCCGCGCATCCGCGGATCGTCGCCGTGAAGGACTGCGCCTACGACCTGCTCGGCACGCAGCGGGTCATGGCCGCCACCGACCTGGCGTACTACACGGGCTGCGACGAGTACGTGCTCGCGCTGTACGCGCTGGGCGGCGCCGGTTACGTCTCGACGGTCGCGAACGCCGCGCCCCGCGCCTTCCGCGCGATCGTCGACGCGTACGACGCCGGGAACACCGCCGAGGCCGCCCGCCGCCAGCGGCTGACGGTGCCGCTGACGCAGGCGGTGATGAACGCAGGGCTGCCCGGCACCGTCACCGTGAAGGCCCTCCTGACCGCACTCGGCCTGCCGGGCGGCGGCCCGGTCCGGGCACCCCTGCGGCCCGCCGGCCAGGAGGTGGCCGACGGGCTGCTCGGGGTGTACGAGGAGTTGGTCAGCGCGTCGTGA
- a CDS encoding WD40 repeat domain-containing protein, whose translation MNVEEVLKDTLREQADGTGPAAPDLADRVLVARRRRRGRTAVTAVLAVTAVVAAAVLVPRALEDEDRTAGVLGTEDVIAHADQSPPRDVIAAGRSALAAFQTYKRVKLDGGDVELTRTYGVLDPTTKTYRKTTRWSWLTVAPGLRTAAVLERKLPADRIGILDLATDKVVRWIAVDHKVAAVAFSPDGGRLVATTYEKDPDHWTTGSGMTDGGEPGPQASTRTGFYVLDADKGEGKWHAVSADESNSNARQDFVFSHAGNLVLSDAMGSGAYYDLKGREAAVPDNALHFQPYVDQGISPNGTLVIQDGGAVLDARSGTPVDQLSVQTPLAWADDDRVIAWGCDPKKCDKKGEFRNQLLLVTLHSHKTVPLSDFRKASADYPGRWYPQFTTR comes from the coding sequence GTGAACGTCGAAGAGGTACTGAAGGACACCTTGCGCGAGCAGGCCGACGGCACCGGTCCCGCCGCGCCCGACCTGGCTGACCGGGTGCTCGTGGCCCGGCGCCGCCGCCGGGGACGTACCGCCGTGACGGCGGTGCTCGCGGTGACCGCCGTCGTGGCCGCGGCCGTGCTGGTGCCCCGGGCCCTGGAGGACGAGGACCGGACCGCGGGCGTGCTCGGCACCGAGGACGTCATCGCGCACGCCGACCAGTCGCCCCCGCGCGACGTGATCGCTGCGGGACGCTCGGCACTGGCCGCCTTCCAGACGTACAAGAGGGTGAAGCTGGACGGCGGCGACGTCGAACTGACCCGCACCTACGGTGTGCTCGACCCGACCACGAAGACCTACCGCAAGACCACCCGCTGGTCCTGGCTGACCGTCGCCCCCGGCCTGCGCACCGCCGCCGTGCTGGAGCGGAAGCTGCCCGCCGACCGGATCGGGATCCTCGACCTCGCCACCGACAAGGTCGTGCGGTGGATCGCCGTCGACCACAAGGTGGCCGCGGTCGCGTTCTCGCCCGACGGCGGCAGGCTCGTCGCGACGACGTACGAGAAGGACCCGGACCACTGGACGACCGGGTCCGGGATGACCGACGGCGGCGAGCCGGGACCGCAGGCCTCGACCCGGACCGGTTTCTACGTCCTCGATGCCGACAAGGGCGAGGGCAAGTGGCACGCGGTGTCCGCCGACGAGTCGAACAGCAACGCCCGCCAGGACTTCGTCTTCAGTCACGCCGGGAACCTCGTGCTCAGCGACGCCATGGGCAGCGGTGCGTACTACGACCTGAAGGGCAGGGAGGCGGCGGTCCCCGACAACGCTCTGCACTTCCAGCCGTACGTCGACCAGGGCATCTCCCCGAACGGCACGCTGGTGATCCAGGACGGTGGCGCCGTGCTCGACGCCCGGAGCGGGACACCCGTCGACCAGCTGTCCGTGCAGACGCCGCTGGCCTGGGCGGACGACGACCGGGTCATCGCCTGGGGTTGCGATCCCAAGAAGTGCGACAAGAAGGGCGAGTTCCGCAATCAGTTGCTGCTCGTCACGCTGCACAGCCACAAGACGGTCCCGCTGAGCGACTTCAGGAAGGCATCGGCGGACTATCCGGGCCGCTGGTACCCCCAGTTCACGACGCGCTGA
- a CDS encoding SigE family RNA polymerase sigma factor, whose product MDAVHDQGAESFREFVAGRSSALLKTAVLLSGGDRHAGEDLLQNALIKVAGKWNRVEDPEAYVRQVLYRQQIGRWRLKWPKREVSYGEVPDSAAGEGSASAADLRVVVREALGRLTGRQRAVLVLRYFEDLPEADVARLLGCSVGTVRSTTHRSLAKLRALVPELGPGAAGPSPSRDYAPVEVRP is encoded by the coding sequence ATGGATGCCGTGCACGATCAGGGCGCGGAGAGTTTCCGGGAGTTCGTGGCCGGTCGGTCGTCGGCGCTGCTGAAGACCGCCGTGCTGCTCAGCGGCGGCGACCGGCACGCGGGCGAGGATCTGTTGCAGAACGCGCTGATCAAGGTCGCGGGGAAGTGGAACCGGGTCGAGGACCCCGAGGCGTACGTGCGACAGGTTCTCTACCGGCAGCAGATCGGCCGGTGGCGGCTGAAATGGCCCAAGAGGGAGGTCAGTTACGGGGAGGTGCCGGACAGCGCCGCCGGTGAGGGGAGCGCCTCGGCAGCTGATCTGCGGGTCGTCGTGCGCGAGGCCCTGGGCCGGCTCACCGGCCGCCAGCGCGCCGTGCTCGTCCTGCGCTACTTCGAGGATCTGCCCGAGGCGGACGTGGCCCGGCTCCTGGGCTGTTCCGTCGGTACCGTCCGCTCCACCACCCACCGGTCCCTGGCCAAGCTGCGCGCCCTCGTGCCGGAGCTGGGGCCCGGCGCCGCCGGACCGTCGCCGTCCCGTGACTACGCGCCCGTGGAGGTGCGCCCGTGA
- a CDS encoding site-specific integrase: MAGHIQDRWFKVEIGPDGKPRRVKSDRYGVGLRYRARYIGPDGSEKSKSFPDKQKRKADTWLANIEADVSQGRYIDPSAGVVTFEQYAKTWMAALTTDPVTRESVEIRLRVHAFPFLGDRPMASFRPSHLRVWMRQLEATGRAASYRRSIFANVSAVFTAAVEDRIIAENPCRARSVRAPRLDPRKIKPWTADRVMQLHETLPDQYQETTSVGAGCGLRQGEIFGLAVEDIDFLGGTLHVVRQVKLLQGTRPVFGPPKGGKERDVPLPETVAFALAAHITRHPPVQVTLPWKTLDGPAVTASLIFVTVTGKPLNRTRFNEKVWQPALRTAGVPSGRENGMHALRHFYASVLLDAGESIKALSEYLGHHDPAFTLRTYTHLMPSSEARTRAAVDRVFRGEDVTYDGPETAQGED, from the coding sequence ATGGCCGGGCACATCCAGGACCGCTGGTTCAAGGTCGAGATCGGCCCGGACGGCAAGCCCCGGAGGGTCAAGAGCGACCGCTACGGCGTCGGCCTCCGCTACCGAGCCCGGTACATCGGCCCGGACGGCTCGGAAAAGTCCAAGAGCTTCCCGGACAAGCAGAAGCGCAAGGCTGACACCTGGCTGGCCAACATCGAGGCGGACGTATCCCAAGGGCGCTACATCGATCCCTCGGCCGGAGTGGTGACCTTCGAGCAGTACGCGAAGACCTGGATGGCGGCGCTCACCACGGACCCCGTGACGCGCGAGAGCGTCGAGATCCGCCTACGCGTGCACGCCTTCCCCTTCTTGGGAGATCGGCCCATGGCGTCCTTCCGGCCGTCGCACCTCCGCGTGTGGATGAGGCAACTCGAAGCGACTGGCCGCGCTGCCTCCTACCGGCGCTCGATCTTCGCGAACGTCTCGGCGGTCTTCACGGCGGCCGTAGAGGACCGCATCATCGCCGAGAACCCTTGCCGGGCTCGATCGGTCCGCGCGCCGCGACTGGACCCGCGCAAGATCAAGCCGTGGACCGCGGACCGCGTGATGCAGCTGCACGAGACCCTGCCCGATCAGTACCAGGAGACGACCTCGGTCGGCGCGGGCTGCGGACTGCGGCAAGGGGAGATCTTCGGGCTGGCCGTCGAAGACATCGACTTCCTCGGCGGCACCCTGCACGTGGTCCGACAGGTGAAGCTCCTCCAGGGGACCCGTCCCGTATTCGGGCCTCCCAAGGGCGGCAAGGAACGTGACGTCCCGCTGCCCGAGACCGTGGCGTTCGCGCTCGCCGCTCACATCACCCGGCATCCGCCGGTACAGGTGACCTTGCCCTGGAAGACCCTCGATGGGCCCGCTGTCACGGCCTCGCTCATCTTCGTCACCGTGACGGGCAAGCCGCTCAACCGCACGCGCTTCAACGAGAAGGTGTGGCAACCGGCTCTCCGCACCGCTGGCGTGCCCTCCGGCCGCGAGAACGGGATGCACGCGCTCCGGCACTTCTACGCCTCCGTCCTCCTCGACGCGGGCGAGAGCATCAAGGCCCTGAGCGAATACCTCGGCCACCACGACCCGGCCTTCACGCTCCGCACGTACACGCACCTGATGCCGTCTAGTGAGGCCCGGACCCGGGCCGCCGTAGATCGCGTATTCCGCGGGGAGGACGTAACGTACGACGGCCCGGAGACGGCCCAGGGGGAGGATTGA
- a CDS encoding helix-turn-helix domain-containing protein, with protein sequence MKRALPERYLPPTDVADLLGVPVETLYQWRRKGTGPKGFRVGRHVRYHPGDVRSWVDSLMERAAA encoded by the coding sequence GTGAAGCGTGCCCTGCCTGAGCGCTACCTGCCCCCGACAGACGTTGCTGACCTGCTCGGCGTCCCGGTCGAGACCCTTTATCAGTGGCGTCGCAAGGGCACTGGTCCCAAGGGATTCCGCGTTGGCCGGCACGTTCGCTATCACCCCGGAGACGTGCGCTCCTGGGTGGACTCCCTGATGGAAAGAGCGGCTGCCTGA
- the repSA gene encoding replication initiator protein RepSA codes for MTDTATFAGLDPTTLGDLLRVDGSDGFDRWQDQIRRTGGCANPIHLTGWTLTKNKTTGETLHHYSTETEPGGRLRVACGNRRASRCPACAWTYAGDTYHLIRAGLVGDDRCDITATVRDHPRVFTTLTAPSFGPVHNRPDRGTCRCGTRHTPDDPALGTALDTSTYDYAGTVLFNNLSGELWMRFVNRLRREIAARAGLTQRELAESARVSYGKVAEFQKRGAIHFHSVIRLDGPDGPDTPPPSWASVALLDDAIRAAAAHAYTSVSVPAADDQPARTFRWGRQLDVRPVKAFGNGSDITEQAVASYVAKYATKAAEDTGTLDRRIGELAELDRHGVPDHARRLITACKLLDPLYPDRRLWAWAHMLGFRGHFSSKSRRYSTTLGELRQARADFRAAQEREALGTPDYEPGTVLVLADWQYAGHGHTPGESALAATIARDIQLNRETAREALADLADEKEW; via the coding sequence ATGACCGACACCGCGACCTTCGCGGGCCTGGACCCGACCACCCTCGGCGACCTGCTGAGAGTGGACGGGTCCGACGGCTTTGACCGCTGGCAAGACCAGATACGCCGTACCGGCGGCTGCGCCAACCCCATCCACCTGACCGGCTGGACGCTGACCAAGAACAAGACGACCGGTGAGACCCTGCACCACTACTCGACCGAGACCGAGCCGGGCGGTCGGCTCCGCGTCGCCTGCGGCAACCGCCGCGCCTCCCGCTGCCCGGCTTGCGCCTGGACCTACGCCGGGGACACCTACCACCTGATCCGCGCCGGACTCGTTGGCGACGACCGCTGCGACATCACCGCCACAGTCCGCGATCACCCCCGGGTCTTCACCACCCTGACCGCGCCCTCGTTCGGCCCGGTCCACAACCGGCCCGACCGCGGCACCTGCCGCTGCGGCACGCGACACACCCCGGATGATCCAGCCCTCGGAACCGCGCTCGACACGAGCACGTACGACTACGCGGGCACGGTCCTCTTCAACAATCTGTCCGGCGAACTGTGGATGCGCTTCGTCAACCGGCTCCGCCGTGAGATCGCCGCTCGCGCCGGACTCACTCAACGCGAACTCGCCGAGTCTGCCCGCGTCTCGTACGGCAAGGTCGCCGAGTTCCAGAAGCGAGGCGCCATCCACTTCCACTCCGTGATCCGCCTCGACGGGCCCGATGGACCGGATACCCCGCCGCCCTCCTGGGCCAGCGTCGCCCTCCTCGACGACGCGATCCGGGCCGCCGCAGCGCACGCCTACACGAGCGTCAGCGTCCCCGCCGCCGACGACCAACCGGCCCGTACCTTCCGGTGGGGCCGACAGCTCGACGTGCGACCCGTCAAAGCCTTCGGCAACGGCTCCGACATCACCGAACAGGCCGTCGCCTCCTACGTCGCCAAGTACGCCACCAAAGCCGCAGAGGACACAGGCACCCTCGACCGCCGGATCGGCGAACTCGCTGAACTCGACCGCCACGGCGTCCCCGACCATGCCCGCCGACTGATCACCGCATGCAAGCTGCTCGATCCGCTCTACCCGGACCGGCGCCTCTGGGCCTGGGCTCACATGCTGGGCTTCCGCGGCCACTTCTCCTCGAAGTCCCGCCGCTACTCGACCACCCTCGGCGAACTCCGCCAGGCCCGTGCCGACTTCCGAGCCGCCCAAGAACGCGAAGCCCTCGGCACGCCTGACTACGAGCCGGGAACGGTCCTCGTCCTCGCCGACTGGCAGTACGCCGGGCACGGACACACCCCCGGCGAATCCGCCCTCGCTGCCACGATCGCCCGCGACATCCAACTGAATCGAGAGACAGCACGCGAAGCACTCGCAGACCTTGCCGACGAGAAGGAGTGGTGA
- a CDS encoding SpdD-like protein, translating into MLRPKVPTMPAPTGHVTPPAIIEPTAVVPQTPAPIAAAPQPTRPTVQLTPGALLLAVGGGTAAVLVVGAVLVSMLLAVAITAGSLAIVALVVRSLMASEHKHR; encoded by the coding sequence ATGCTCCGCCCCAAGGTCCCGACCATGCCCGCCCCGACCGGCCACGTCACTCCGCCCGCCATCATCGAGCCCACGGCCGTCGTGCCGCAGACCCCGGCACCGATCGCCGCGGCCCCGCAGCCGACTCGGCCCACGGTCCAGCTCACCCCCGGCGCCCTGCTCCTGGCCGTCGGCGGCGGTACTGCGGCTGTCCTCGTCGTGGGCGCGGTCCTGGTCTCCATGCTCCTGGCCGTCGCCATCACCGCCGGATCGCTCGCGATCGTCGCGCTGGTCGTCCGCTCGCTCATGGCCTCCGAGCACAAGCACCGCTGA
- a CDS encoding mobile element transfer protein codes for MPARDFFHSVLRIGPVQIGTHRNKRGHTKHAAVCTNDRCGWSSDYSSQSAAQLAARTHRCRVAD; via the coding sequence ATGCCTGCTCGCGACTTCTTCCACTCCGTGCTGCGGATCGGCCCCGTGCAGATCGGCACCCACCGCAACAAGAGGGGCCACACCAAGCACGCCGCGGTGTGCACCAACGACCGGTGCGGCTGGTCCTCGGACTACTCCAGCCAGTCCGCCGCCCAGCTCGCCGCCCGCACCCACCGCTGCCGCGTCGCCGACTAG